One genomic segment of Cellulophaga sp. HaHaR_3_176 includes these proteins:
- a CDS encoding TonB-dependent receptor domain-containing protein, which produces MKYLSVHLMVGVVFIIATINKAYAQNISGRVTNETNNPISDVVIFWNSKIISKTDAKGIFTVAETFKLPLKIKFQHPDYYNKEFVLSKNNNVFKLSALKNTQALEEVIISSTYQKQSKVIIPTSKTTAIKFDEYSPVDLVSAINETPGVYIQSGALNTNRIVIRGVGSRTLYGTNKIRAYFNGIPITNGTGSTDIDAFNSEDISDIEIVKGPKATQYGTNLGGTLLLNSKQASAGETYIKNSSTVGSFGFIKNSISVATATDKSTLNLNYDHMEFDGFRDNSRYDRSTLLLNSNYTFNEKNEIGVLFNYTDNNAQIPSSISKSAFEEDPTQAAYTWGAAQGYEDNKQVLAGIHYTHLFSENFSNTTAVFYNYLDHYEPRPFNILDEFTNGYGMRTLFAKDFNFLEAKANLSFGGEFYRDQYNWKTKENLYENNNGNGSLEGSLLSDNIENRNNLNVFATITLPFTEKLKAQLGVNINKTNYDFIDVFNTGENNKDANRNFDPIFAPNLNILYQLTPNTNAYINVSRGFNYPSIEETLTPEGVINPELGPETGFNYEIGTEVYVFDRALHLQLSAYLLDINNLLVAERVGDDQYVGRNAGKTEHKGIELSLSYTHTFINGFKIAPYINAEITQNRFIDFVDRINDYSGNDLTGVPNNKVNGGISFGLKNFSLNTNILHIGDMPLNDANTLYSDAYTIFNTKLSYKNNITNHLTIGVNVGVNNFTNETYASSILINAVGFGSAEPRYYYPGIPRNWFSGLKIEYTL; this is translated from the coding sequence ATGAAATATTTGTCAGTACATTTAATGGTGGGGGTTGTTTTTATAATCGCCACTATAAATAAAGCATATGCTCAAAATATTAGTGGTCGGGTCACTAACGAAACAAATAATCCAATTTCAGATGTCGTTATTTTCTGGAATAGTAAAATAATTTCTAAAACAGATGCAAAAGGTATTTTTACCGTAGCAGAAACGTTTAAGTTACCCCTTAAAATTAAATTTCAACATCCTGATTATTATAATAAAGAATTTGTATTATCAAAAAATAACAACGTATTTAAACTGTCTGCTTTGAAAAATACACAAGCTCTTGAGGAAGTGATTATTTCATCAACTTATCAAAAGCAAAGTAAGGTCATTATTCCAACGTCGAAAACTACAGCAATTAAATTTGATGAATACAGTCCTGTTGATTTAGTTTCAGCGATTAATGAAACTCCAGGGGTTTATATACAGAGTGGAGCATTGAATACGAACAGGATCGTAATACGTGGTGTAGGATCTCGGACGTTGTATGGAACAAATAAAATTAGAGCTTATTTTAATGGTATTCCTATCACAAATGGTACTGGGTCTACAGATATTGATGCTTTTAACTCAGAAGATATTTCGGATATAGAAATAGTTAAAGGCCCCAAAGCTACTCAATACGGAACTAATTTAGGGGGAACATTATTACTGAATTCAAAACAAGCTTCAGCAGGTGAAACATATATTAAAAACAGTAGTACTGTAGGGAGTTTCGGATTTATAAAAAATAGTATTTCTGTTGCTACAGCGACTGATAAATCGACTCTCAATTTAAATTATGACCATATGGAGTTTGATGGTTTTCGAGATAATAGTAGGTATGATAGAAGTACCCTATTATTAAATTCTAACTACACCTTTAATGAAAAAAATGAAATAGGTGTGTTATTTAATTATACAGATAATAATGCTCAAATACCGAGTTCTATTAGTAAATCAGCTTTTGAAGAAGATCCTACACAAGCAGCATATACCTGGGGTGCTGCTCAAGGTTATGAAGATAATAAGCAAGTGCTAGCAGGAATACATTATACACATCTATTTTCTGAAAACTTCAGTAATACAACGGCTGTGTTTTACAACTATTTAGATCATTATGAGCCACGACCATTTAATATTTTAGATGAATTTACTAATGGTTACGGGATGCGAACACTTTTTGCAAAAGATTTTAATTTTTTAGAAGCAAAAGCAAATTTAAGTTTCGGAGGTGAATTTTATAGGGATCAATACAATTGGAAAACTAAAGAGAATTTGTATGAGAATAATAATGGGAATGGTAGTTTAGAAGGTTCACTGCTTAGTGACAATATCGAGAATCGAAATAATTTAAATGTTTTTGCGACAATAACACTTCCTTTTACTGAAAAACTAAAGGCACAGTTGGGTGTAAATATCAATAAGACTAATTATGATTTTATTGATGTATTCAATACAGGAGAGAATAATAAAGATGCTAATCGTAATTTTGATCCTATTTTTGCTCCCAATCTAAATATATTATACCAATTAACTCCAAATACAAACGCTTATATAAATGTAAGTCGCGGATTTAATTATCCATCTATTGAAGAAACATTAACGCCAGAAGGTGTTATTAACCCTGAATTGGGACCTGAAACAGGCTTTAATTATGAAATAGGTACCGAGGTATATGTATTTGATCGTGCATTACATCTACAATTATCGGCTTATTTGCTAGATATAAATAATTTATTAGTAGCAGAGCGCGTAGGTGATGATCAATATGTAGGTAGAAATGCAGGGAAAACAGAACATAAAGGTATTGAACTTTCCCTTTCATATACGCATACATTTATAAATGGATTTAAGATTGCCCCATATATAAATGCTGAAATTACACAGAATAGGTTTATTGATTTTGTAGATAGAATTAATGATTATTCGGGTAATGACCTTACAGGAGTACCCAATAACAAAGTAAATGGAGGAATATCTTTTGGACTTAAAAATTTTAGTCTGAACACTAATATATTACATATTGGAGACATGCCTCTTAACGATGCAAATACATTGTACTCTGATGCGTACACTATTTTTAATACGAAGTTATCTTATAAAAATAATATTACCAATCATCTTACAATTGGAGTTAATGTAGGTGTAAACAACTTTACAAATGAAACTTATGCATCATCAATACTTATAAATGCAGTAGGATTTGGATCAGCTGAACCCCGTTATTATTATCCTGGTATACCAAGAAATTGGTTTAGTGGTTTGAAAATTGAATATACACTTTGA
- a CDS encoding sorbosone dehydrogenase family protein, translating into MKKTTPLLIITIAAVLFACKSKEKNKIEVSEEVKAMISQQPADTVQTAIGELILPKPYATESVKKENKLVDWPAGKMPTAPDGFKVTKFADGFQNPRWTYIGPNGDIFVCEANTKNSAGRITLLRDENNDSTIEMRETFLEELKQPLGMLIIKNNFYVANTDGLYKYPYKTGQTKLDPSKGEKIVNLPAGGYNNHWTRNIITNKNEDKIYISVGSASNVAEYGMEEEVRRANILEVDIDGGNEKIYASGLRNPVGMDWNPANGDLWTAVNERDKIGDNLVPDYVTSVKQGGFYGWPYAYYGAIPDPRLKGEAPDLVAKTIVPDVSVGSHTASLGLTFYDEGNFPEKYMNGVFVGQHGSWNRSVLSGYRVVFIPFENGKPISEPEDFLTGFIAENSDTEVYGRPVCVTVMPTGDLLVNDDSGNTIWKVSYTN; encoded by the coding sequence ATGAAGAAAACTACTCCCTTATTAATTATCACTATTGCAGCGGTATTATTTGCCTGTAAATCTAAAGAAAAAAATAAAATAGAAGTGTCTGAAGAAGTGAAAGCTATGATTTCTCAACAACCAGCAGATACGGTTCAAACTGCGATTGGTGAGCTAATTTTACCAAAACCATATGCTACAGAATCAGTAAAAAAAGAAAATAAACTTGTGGACTGGCCTGCTGGGAAAATGCCAACGGCTCCAGATGGATTTAAAGTCACCAAATTTGCGGACGGATTCCAAAATCCGCGTTGGACGTATATTGGTCCTAATGGCGATATTTTTGTATGTGAGGCTAATACTAAAAATAGTGCGGGTCGAATCACTTTATTGAGAGATGAAAATAACGACAGTACAATTGAGATGCGGGAAACTTTTCTTGAAGAATTAAAACAACCTTTGGGGATGTTAATTATTAAGAATAATTTTTATGTGGCTAATACAGATGGCCTCTATAAATATCCTTATAAAACAGGACAAACTAAATTAGATCCTTCTAAAGGTGAAAAAATTGTAAATCTTCCTGCTGGAGGGTACAATAATCACTGGACACGAAATATCATAACCAATAAAAATGAAGATAAAATTTATATTTCTGTGGGTTCAGCAAGTAACGTTGCCGAATATGGTATGGAAGAAGAAGTTCGTCGTGCTAATATTTTAGAGGTTGATATAGATGGAGGAAATGAAAAAATATATGCTAGTGGGCTCCGAAATCCGGTAGGGATGGACTGGAACCCTGCAAATGGTGATCTTTGGACAGCCGTAAACGAACGTGATAAAATAGGCGATAATTTGGTGCCAGATTATGTAACTAGTGTAAAACAAGGAGGTTTTTATGGATGGCCTTATGCTTATTATGGAGCTATACCTGATCCAAGATTAAAAGGAGAAGCTCCAGACTTAGTAGCGAAAACTATTGTACCAGATGTATCTGTAGGGTCACATACCGCTTCTTTAGGTTTGACGTTTTATGATGAAGGAAATTTTCCAGAAAAATATATGAATGGCGTATTCGTAGGGCAACATGGCTCTTGGAATCGCTCAGTACTTTCTGGGTATCGTGTTGTTTTTATTCCATTTGAAAACGGAAAACCAATTTCAGAACCAGAAGATTTTCTTACTGGATTTATTGCAGAAAATAGTGATACTGAAGTATACGGAAGACCTGTTTGTGTAACGGTTATGCCTACAGGAGATTTATTGGTAAATGATGATTCAGGTAACACAATTTGGAAAGTAAGTTATACCAATTAA
- a CDS encoding M23 family metallopeptidase, whose product MKIKTVLKKRNKILICILIFLIVGFLIPQNLQMPVKGATKSDYNAKTFWFSPWGKSVTHKGVDIFAKKGNEINASTSGLVLYSGEISMGGKFILVLGPKWRLHYYAHLNELKTSSFSFVSKNSTIGTVGTSGNAAGKSPHLHYSILTIIPYVWRIDSDRQGWKKMFYLNPIEYFKSEN is encoded by the coding sequence TTGAAAATTAAAACTGTATTGAAAAAAAGAAACAAAATTTTAATCTGTATTTTAATATTTCTAATAGTAGGATTTTTGATTCCCCAGAATTTACAAATGCCTGTTAAGGGTGCTACAAAATCTGACTATAATGCTAAAACTTTTTGGTTTTCCCCTTGGGGAAAATCTGTCACACATAAAGGAGTTGATATTTTTGCTAAAAAAGGAAATGAAATTAACGCCTCAACTTCCGGTCTTGTTTTATATTCTGGAGAAATAAGTATGGGAGGGAAATTTATTTTAGTACTTGGCCCAAAATGGCGATTACATTATTATGCACATTTAAATGAATTGAAAACATCTTCGTTTTCTTTTGTTAGTAAAAACTCAACAATAGGCACAGTTGGTACCAGTGGTAATGCTGCCGGTAAATCGCCACATTTACATTATTCTATTTTAACAATTATTCCTTATGTATGGAGAATTGATTCGGACAGACAAGGTTGGAAAAAAATGTTTTATTTAAACCCAATTGAATATTTTAAATCTGAAAATTAA
- a CDS encoding PadR family transcriptional regulator yields the protein MSKNILPDLLSSWEETYKKGQLTLWIFLALKDGQKYVDEIKEFIETKSKNTINCEEQSLYRNLRKYQHIDVVSFENKKGNKGPDRKYYFLTKMGNELLEKFIDRNIKLFFSTEINNLLKK from the coding sequence ATGAGTAAAAATATATTACCTGATTTACTATCTTCTTGGGAAGAAACCTACAAAAAGGGTCAATTAACATTATGGATATTTCTTGCATTAAAAGATGGACAAAAATATGTTGATGAAATAAAGGAATTTATAGAAACTAAATCGAAGAACACCATCAACTGTGAAGAACAAAGTTTGTATAGAAACTTACGAAAATACCAACATATTGATGTGGTCTCTTTTGAAAATAAAAAAGGAAATAAAGGGCCTGATAGAAAATATTACTTTTTAACTAAAATGGGAAATGAATTACTTGAAAAATTTATTGATAGAAATATCAAATTGTTTTTCTCTACTGAAATAAATAATCTTTTGAAAAAATAA
- the pgl gene encoding 6-phosphogluconolactonase, with the protein MQVRIYNTKQIVAEKFSVFFKETASNGKTFNVALSGGSTPKIVFDYLADIFSEEIDWSNIHFYWGDERCVAPTDDESNYKMTVEHLLSKITIPQENIHRILGESDPKNEAIRYSDVLEKNLPSENNIPKFDLVILGMGDDGHTASVFPHEIHLWDSKENCEVAIHPESGQRRVSITGKIINNAEVVAFLVTGASKAEKVREIVKEVDNYKDYPATLVKPTAGKLIWFLDADAAKDIS; encoded by the coding sequence ATGCAAGTTAGAATATACAATACAAAGCAAATAGTAGCAGAAAAATTTTCTGTGTTTTTTAAAGAGACAGCTTCAAATGGAAAAACGTTTAATGTAGCGCTATCGGGAGGTAGTACACCTAAAATAGTTTTTGATTATTTAGCAGATATTTTTTCGGAAGAAATAGACTGGTCTAATATACATTTTTATTGGGGAGATGAACGTTGTGTAGCGCCTACAGATGATGAGAGTAATTATAAAATGACAGTAGAACATTTATTGTCTAAAATAACGATTCCTCAAGAAAACATACACAGAATACTAGGAGAGAGTGACCCTAAAAATGAAGCAATTAGATATAGCGATGTTTTAGAAAAGAATTTACCTAGTGAGAATAATATACCTAAATTTGATTTAGTAATTTTAGGTATGGGTGATGATGGACATACAGCTTCTGTTTTTCCACACGAAATACATTTGTGGGACTCTAAAGAAAATTGTGAAGTAGCAATACACCCAGAATCTGGACAGCGCAGAGTTTCGATAACTGGTAAAATTATAAATAATGCTGAGGTTGTTGCTTTTTTAGTTACAGGGGCAAGCAAAGCAGAAAAAGTAAGAGAGATAGTAAAAGAGGTAGATAATTATAAAGATTACCCTGCAACGTTGGTAAAGCCTACAGCAGGAAAATTGATATGGTTTTTAGATGCTGATGCAGCTAAAGATATTAGTTAG
- the zwf gene encoding glucose-6-phosphate dehydrogenase, which yields MNKTENQMLIIFGASGDLTARKLIPAIYDLYKGKHLPENFIVLGASRSNITDKEFRNKVVHESAFLADDVSKEENNYINEFSDKLFYEDLGDDYDTDYDRLSKRISDLNSKYNTNNNYIFYLSTPPSLYEAIAKNLCDAGLTDESDGWKRIIVEKPFGYSLETAKDLNTGLQKYFKEKQIYRIDHYLGKETVQNLLVTRFANSIFEPLWNRNYIHHIEITNAETVGVEKRGGYYDKSGALRDMFQSHLLQIVSLIVMEPPINSTAEEIRNEKVKALKSLRIMRDEESLYTNTVKGQYVASKIDGKEVKGYREEDGVNADSRTETFAAIKFFVDNWRWKDIPFYVRTAKCMPTKVTEVVIHFKTPHHQVYKDQDIANMDNKLIIRIQPDEGILVKFGVKVPGQGFKVERANLDFQYSSLVDSNIMDAYERLLLDAMQGDATLYARADEVEAAWAFVDPILDYWADKNVKTYGYSAGTWGPENADQLLEGDHGFRNPGPRLTDESGFCEIN from the coding sequence ATGAATAAGACTGAGAACCAAATGCTGATCATTTTTGGAGCTTCGGGCGATTTAACCGCAAGAAAGTTAATTCCCGCAATCTATGATTTATATAAAGGAAAACATCTTCCTGAAAATTTTATAGTTTTAGGTGCAAGTAGAAGTAATATTACTGATAAAGAGTTTAGAAATAAAGTAGTTCATGAAAGTGCTTTTTTAGCAGATGATGTTTCTAAAGAAGAAAACAATTATATCAATGAGTTTTCAGACAAATTATTTTATGAAGATTTAGGAGACGATTACGATACTGATTATGATCGTTTAAGTAAGCGTATTTCTGATTTAAACTCTAAATACAATACAAACAATAACTATATCTTTTATTTATCTACCCCACCAAGTTTGTATGAGGCTATCGCAAAAAACCTTTGCGATGCAGGCCTAACTGATGAGAGTGACGGTTGGAAACGTATAATTGTTGAAAAACCTTTTGGTTATAGTTTAGAAACTGCAAAAGACTTAAATACAGGTTTACAGAAATATTTTAAAGAAAAGCAGATATACCGAATAGATCATTATTTAGGTAAAGAAACTGTTCAGAATTTATTAGTTACCCGTTTTGCTAATTCTATTTTTGAGCCTTTATGGAACAGAAACTACATTCACCATATTGAAATTACAAATGCAGAAACTGTAGGTGTAGAAAAACGTGGTGGTTATTATGATAAGTCAGGAGCATTGAGAGATATGTTTCAGAGTCATTTATTACAAATAGTTTCTTTAATTGTAATGGAGCCACCAATAAACTCTACCGCAGAAGAAATAAGAAATGAAAAGGTAAAAGCCTTAAAATCGCTTAGGATAATGCGTGACGAAGAGTCGCTATATACAAATACTGTAAAAGGGCAGTATGTAGCTTCCAAAATTGATGGTAAAGAGGTAAAAGGATACAGAGAAGAAGATGGTGTAAATGCAGACTCTAGAACAGAAACCTTTGCAGCAATTAAGTTTTTTGTAGACAACTGGCGTTGGAAAGATATTCCTTTTTATGTACGTACAGCTAAGTGTATGCCAACAAAGGTTACAGAGGTTGTTATACACTTTAAAACTCCACACCATCAAGTATATAAAGATCAAGATATTGCCAATATGGATAATAAATTGATTATTCGTATTCAACCAGATGAAGGAATTTTAGTGAAATTTGGTGTAAAAGTACCAGGACAAGGGTTTAAAGTAGAACGTGCTAATTTAGATTTTCAATATTCTAGTTTAGTTGATTCTAATATAATGGATGCTTACGAGCGATTATTATTAGATGCTATGCAAGGCGATGCAACTTTATATGCAAGAGCAGATGAGGTTGAGGCTGCTTGGGCATTTGTAGATCCTATTTTAGATTATTGGGCAGATAAAAATGTAAAGACTTACGGATACTCAGCAGGTACATGGGGTCCTGAAAATGCAGATCAATTGTTAGAAGGCGACCATGGCTTTAGAAACCCTGGGCCACGCTTAACTGATGAATCTGGTTTCTGTGAAATTAATTAA
- the gndA gene encoding NADP-dependent phosphogluconate dehydrogenase, giving the protein MEHKDYDFGLVGLGVMGRNFILNVADNDFKAFGYDLDQEKVDALKVEGGNLEKVNATSDIETFISALAQPRKVMLLVPAGKIVDAVIENLLPFLDKDDIIIDGGNSFFTDTDRRETYLQEKGIHFFGSGVSGGAKGARKGPSIMPGGNKKAYAHVKPIFEAVSAKFNGEPCVAYLGPKSAGNYVKMVHNGIEYGLMQLTSEIYDLLKKSCALTNDELHTVFDTWNKGRLQSFLVEITAEIFKQDDDLGNGRLVDKILDKAKQKGTGKWTSQNAMDLGIPVPSIDIAVSMREISALKDERVIADKLYDRPEPAKIDKEELISMAEEALYFAFINTYAQGLHQLADASNEYKYELDLSVIAKIWRAGCIIRAGLLEDISSAYVTDNKLKNLLLAPSFVPKVQKAVPSARTLVAYAAKSGIPVPGLSNSLTYFDAYTSSNLPLNLIQAQRDHFGSHTYERIDKEGIFHTEWGA; this is encoded by the coding sequence ATGGAGCATAAAGATTATGATTTTGGACTAGTAGGACTTGGCGTTATGGGACGCAATTTTATTTTAAATGTTGCTGATAATGATTTTAAGGCTTTTGGTTATGATTTAGATCAAGAAAAAGTTGACGCATTAAAAGTTGAAGGCGGTAATTTAGAAAAAGTTAATGCGACCAGTGATATAGAAACTTTTATTAGTGCTTTAGCACAGCCTCGTAAAGTTATGTTATTAGTACCTGCTGGTAAAATAGTAGATGCTGTTATTGAAAATCTTCTTCCTTTTTTAGATAAAGATGATATAATTATTGATGGAGGAAACTCTTTCTTTACAGATACTGACCGTAGAGAAACTTATTTACAAGAAAAAGGTATTCACTTTTTTGGTTCAGGAGTTTCTGGTGGTGCAAAAGGAGCTAGAAAAGGACCTAGCATTATGCCTGGAGGTAATAAAAAAGCCTATGCTCACGTAAAACCTATTTTCGAAGCTGTTTCTGCTAAATTTAATGGAGAGCCTTGTGTAGCTTATTTAGGCCCTAAATCGGCTGGTAACTATGTGAAAATGGTTCATAATGGTATTGAGTATGGCTTAATGCAATTAACTTCAGAAATATATGACCTTCTAAAAAAATCATGTGCACTTACTAATGATGAGCTGCATACTGTTTTTGACACTTGGAATAAAGGCAGGTTACAATCTTTTTTAGTTGAGATTACTGCTGAAATTTTTAAACAAGATGATGATTTAGGTAATGGTCGTTTAGTAGATAAAATTTTAGATAAAGCAAAACAAAAGGGAACTGGAAAATGGACTTCTCAGAATGCAATGGATTTAGGAATACCTGTTCCTTCAATTGATATTGCAGTAAGTATGCGTGAAATTTCTGCATTAAAAGATGAACGTGTTATTGCTGATAAATTATATGACAGACCTGAGCCTGCTAAAATTGATAAAGAAGAATTAATCAGTATGGCTGAAGAAGCTTTATATTTTGCTTTTATAAATACATATGCACAAGGGCTTCACCAATTAGCAGATGCATCTAATGAATATAAATATGAATTAGACTTATCTGTTATTGCTAAAATATGGCGTGCAGGTTGTATTATTAGAGCCGGCTTATTAGAAGATATTTCTAGTGCTTATGTTACTGATAACAAGCTAAAAAACTTACTACTAGCACCTTCTTTTGTCCCTAAAGTACAAAAGGCTGTTCCATCGGCTAGAACATTGGTAGCTTATGCTGCTAAGAGTGGAATTCCAGTACCAGGCTTATCAAACTCTTTAACGTATTTTGATGCCTATACTTCTAGTAACTTACCTTTAAACCTAATACAAGCTCAAAGAGATCATTTTGGTTCTCACACATATGAGCGTATAGATAAAGAAGGTATTTTCCATACAGAATGGGGAGCTTAA
- a CDS encoding MFS transporter, whose amino-acid sequence MKENISNKKALIALAVGGFGIGMTEFVIMGILPDVAGSLNITIPEAGHFIAAYALGVVVGAPLLTSIGGKWPAHKVLLALMVWFTIFNTLSAFSENYTSLLVFRFLSGLPHGAFFGIGAVVAGKLATPGKSAHAIATMFAGLTIANVIGVPLGTYLGHHFSWNISFLLVGVVGVLAMLSVYFWMPSFPKSSNGSMAKDFKIFKKLELWVLILLTTIGTGGFFAWYSYIAPLLTDVTGYPESMVGYAMILAGLGMVVGNFLGAKMAEKLTPMKAVVISLSMMVLALLINTIVATSPIGILILTFFIGMISFTVATPIQMAIINSSKGSEMLGSSMNQSAFNMGNASGAYLAGLPIAMGHSITSASYVGAAMAAAGILIAVGIIVSRRVTAKQEKFKRLSYR is encoded by the coding sequence ATGAAAGAGAATATATCAAACAAAAAAGCATTAATAGCTTTAGCAGTAGGTGGTTTTGGTATTGGAATGACAGAGTTTGTTATTATGGGTATTTTACCAGATGTAGCAGGTTCGTTAAATATTACCATACCGGAAGCAGGTCATTTTATAGCTGCGTATGCATTAGGCGTAGTAGTAGGAGCTCCATTATTAACTAGTATAGGTGGTAAATGGCCGGCTCATAAAGTTTTATTAGCTTTAATGGTATGGTTTACTATTTTTAATACACTTTCCGCTTTTTCAGAAAATTATACAAGTCTATTAGTTTTTAGGTTTTTATCTGGTTTACCACACGGAGCATTTTTTGGCATAGGAGCTGTAGTTGCAGGTAAATTAGCAACGCCAGGTAAATCAGCCCATGCTATTGCTACTATGTTTGCGGGTCTTACTATAGCTAATGTTATCGGAGTTCCTTTAGGTACCTATTTAGGACATCATTTCAGCTGGAATATTTCGTTTTTATTAGTTGGGGTAGTTGGCGTATTAGCAATGTTAAGTGTTTATTTTTGGATGCCTAGTTTTCCAAAATCCTCAAACGGGAGTATGGCTAAAGATTTTAAAATATTTAAGAAATTAGAACTTTGGGTTTTAATTTTATTGACAACAATAGGTACTGGAGGCTTTTTTGCTTGGTATAGCTACATAGCGCCATTATTAACAGATGTAACAGGGTATCCTGAAAGTATGGTCGGCTATGCTATGATTTTAGCAGGTTTAGGTATGGTTGTTGGTAATTTTCTAGGAGCAAAAATGGCAGAAAAATTAACACCTATGAAGGCTGTAGTTATAAGTTTATCAATGATGGTTTTAGCGCTACTGATAAATACAATCGTAGCAACAAGTCCGATCGGTATACTTATATTAACTTTCTTTATCGGAATGATTTCTTTTACAGTTGCTACACCAATTCAAATGGCGATTATAAATTCATCAAAAGGATCAGAAATGCTTGGCTCATCAATGAACCAAAGTGCATTTAATATGGGGAATGCTTCTGGTGCTTATTTGGCCGGTTTACCAATTGCAATGGGACACAGCATTACATCAGCTAGTTATGTTGGAGCGGCAATGGCAGCAGCAGGAATATTAATTGCAGTAGGTATTATTGTAAGTAGGCGAGTAACTGCTAAACAAGAAAAATTTAAACGATTATCGTATCGATAA
- a CDS encoding response regulator, with product MIDKKIISNTDETSGNLKGTRILIAEDNEINIFIIKKYFKDWEVDFDIASNGEKAIELAEANTYNLILMDLNMPILNGYEATRAIRKNTSSSNHNIPIYALSASIGISVDDELNESGMNGLLYKPFVPLELYTTLSKIIKDSKTK from the coding sequence ATGATTGATAAAAAAATAATTTCGAATACTGATGAGACCTCTGGTAACCTAAAAGGAACCAGGATACTTATTGCTGAGGATAATGAAATTAATATTTTTATTATCAAAAAATATTTTAAAGATTGGGAAGTAGATTTTGATATTGCTAGTAATGGAGAAAAGGCTATAGAATTAGCAGAGGCTAATACCTATAACCTTATTTTAATGGATCTTAATATGCCAATTTTAAATGGCTATGAGGCCACAAGAGCAATTAGAAAGAATACATCTTCTAGCAATCACAATATTCCTATTTATGCTTTATCTGCTTCAATTGGTATTAGTGTAGACGACGAATTAAATGAATCTGGAATGAACGGTCTTTTATATAAGCCATTTGTTCCTCTTGAATTGTACACTACACTATCTAAAATAATTAAAGACAGCAAAACAAAATAG